In Bifidobacterium sp. ESL0775, the following are encoded in one genomic region:
- a CDS encoding DUF3152 domain-containing protein gives MAVAVFLGFRDAEKPGRNGKSPVRRPHESQPSRHGSADTKPAKGTAVSDIPGGFIGSVLASDADDPQAANPSRRHRKSAAPKIPQTVYWVRRIVVLVVALAVIAAVAFGVKTAISHTVASHQASSSQSVKKSKAKRHTKKSDKRKALTADLTKPTPQPVLTDQSRAALLAQAQATASASGKLARHYSYCVSTKGNVGGSDVQQEFENIIFRTLNDPRGWPRAGATFAYSADSSHCDFVIYLSQPSLMTTFSGNCSDEYSCRVGNNVIINEDRWNGATPQMLGVGMSIDRYRIMVINHEVGHRLGHIDNDPSCPAPNAPAPLMQEQSMSLRGCKPNEWPTDPELWIK, from the coding sequence ATGGCGGTCGCGGTTTTTCTCGGATTCCGGGACGCTGAAAAGCCCGGCAGAAATGGCAAGTCGCCGGTGAGGCGTCCGCACGAGTCCCAACCATCCCGGCACGGTTCCGCGGATACGAAACCGGCTAAAGGCACCGCCGTCTCCGATATTCCCGGCGGGTTCATCGGTTCGGTGCTGGCCTCCGATGCCGATGATCCGCAAGCCGCGAACCCTTCGCGCCGGCATCGCAAATCCGCGGCGCCGAAAATTCCGCAAACCGTATATTGGGTTCGTCGCATCGTGGTGTTGGTGGTCGCCTTGGCCGTCATCGCTGCCGTCGCGTTCGGCGTGAAAACGGCGATATCGCACACCGTCGCCAGCCATCAGGCATCTTCGTCCCAATCGGTCAAAAAGTCCAAGGCAAAACGTCATACGAAAAAATCGGATAAGCGAAAGGCGCTAACGGCCGACCTCACCAAGCCCACCCCGCAGCCGGTGTTGACCGACCAGAGCCGGGCCGCGTTGCTCGCGCAGGCGCAGGCGACGGCGTCCGCCAGCGGCAAACTCGCCCGCCACTATTCGTACTGCGTGAGCACGAAAGGCAACGTCGGCGGCTCCGATGTGCAGCAGGAATTCGAGAACATCATTTTCCGCACGCTGAACGACCCGCGTGGCTGGCCGCGTGCCGGCGCGACTTTCGCGTATAGCGCTGATTCTAGCCACTGCGATTTCGTCATCTACCTTTCGCAGCCGTCGCTGATGACCACGTTCTCGGGCAATTGCTCTGACGAATACAGCTGCCGCGTGGGCAACAACGTCATCATCAACGAGGACCGTTGGAACGGCGCCACTCCGCAGATGCTAGGGGTCGGAATGTCGATCGACCGCTACCGCATCATGGTCATCAACCACGAGGTCGGCCATCGCCTTGGCCATATCGACAACGATCCCTCCTGCCCCGCGCCCAACGCGCCCGCGCCGCTGATGCAGGAGCAATCGATGAGCCTGCGCGGTTGCAAGCCCAACGAGTGGCCTACGGATCCCGAGCTCTGGATCAAATGA
- a CDS encoding MFS transporter: MSWSRRRGERSERFSQSRHSRAQPSSGDAERTQKPSHPHHHSRRDPITLGNAIGYGVGDIYGGGQLTLIGTYLVLFWTRFCGMSISTAQAVVGLSAIISGVAALSFGILGDNLYRFPIGRRFGRRHLLLMIVPPLILVGVLLWIPGLPFAVYFLVYVLWVTVAQLFASAYNTLPGEMAYGFDDRTKLSTVRLLISGASGTTILLLGGATLSIFGEHRPLGYMIFTIAVTICFALAVLICWKSTWEMSPQEAGFGKYVNGTAGQAGSRQRLSVRDEVRLWLHRLGVMFREYASTLRIAIFRRHLALYLLMLTAGDVFSQTFVFFVIYDWSKSAAFASLLLSAGIISVPLTPLFGVAMTRIGPKRMYEASFAASLVGLAWLFAAWRLVGVVREPWWTVFAVAGTLFFFVAKAPSSYLPWAVFPFIADVDQVVSGKYRASTFSGIQAGFRQLVSGLSAIAVGAMLGFVGFDSSRSAQTLLARDGLGALMIGWYVLSIVVCIIVVRRFNLDKHTDGIALAESARVRAGGDPSDVDPSVRATVEDLTGQPYGR; encoded by the coding sequence TTGAGCTGGTCTCGACGAAGAGGCGAACGTTCGGAGCGCTTTTCCCAATCGCGGCATTCCCGGGCGCAGCCCTCTTCGGGCGATGCCGAGCGTACGCAAAAGCCGAGCCATCCCCACCACCATTCGCGGCGCGACCCGATCACCCTCGGCAACGCCATCGGCTACGGTGTCGGGGATATTTATGGCGGCGGCCAGCTCACCCTTATCGGCACGTATCTGGTGCTTTTCTGGACGCGTTTCTGCGGCATGTCGATTTCCACGGCCCAGGCGGTGGTGGGCCTGAGCGCCATCATCAGCGGCGTGGCGGCGCTTTCGTTCGGCATTCTAGGTGATAATCTTTATCGCTTTCCAATTGGCCGCCGCTTCGGCCGGCGCCACCTGTTGCTGATGATCGTGCCGCCGCTGATCCTCGTCGGTGTGCTGCTCTGGATTCCCGGCCTACCCTTCGCCGTGTATTTCCTGGTCTACGTGCTCTGGGTCACCGTCGCTCAGCTCTTCGCCTCGGCCTACAACACCTTGCCGGGCGAGATGGCGTACGGCTTCGACGACCGCACCAAGCTCTCCACGGTCCGCCTGCTGATTTCCGGGGCGTCCGGCACGACGATCCTGCTGCTCGGGGGAGCGACGCTGTCCATTTTCGGCGAGCACAGGCCGTTGGGCTATATGATCTTCACCATCGCCGTCACAATCTGCTTCGCCCTAGCCGTCCTCATCTGCTGGAAAAGCACGTGGGAGATGTCGCCGCAGGAGGCGGGATTCGGCAAGTACGTCAATGGAACCGCGGGGCAGGCGGGCTCGCGGCAGCGTCTTTCCGTGCGCGACGAGGTCAGGCTTTGGCTGCACCGCCTGGGCGTCATGTTCCGCGAATACGCCAGCACGCTGCGCATCGCCATATTTCGCCGCCATCTGGCGCTGTACCTGCTCATGCTCACCGCGGGCGACGTGTTCAGCCAGACCTTCGTGTTCTTCGTGATTTACGACTGGAGCAAATCCGCCGCGTTCGCCTCATTGCTCCTGAGCGCCGGCATCATCTCGGTGCCGCTGACCCCGCTTTTCGGCGTGGCCATGACGCGTATCGGGCCGAAGCGCATGTATGAGGCGAGTTTCGCTGCCAGCCTGGTCGGCCTGGCCTGGCTCTTCGCCGCCTGGCGGCTGGTTGGCGTGGTGCGCGAACCGTGGTGGACGGTGTTCGCGGTGGCGGGCACCCTGTTCTTCTTCGTCGCCAAAGCGCCTTCAAGTTACCTGCCGTGGGCCGTTTTCCCGTTCATCGCGGATGTCGATCAGGTCGTCTCTGGTAAGTACCGCGCCTCGACGTTCAGCGGCATCCAGGCCGGGTTTCGCCAGCTGGTCTCTGGGCTTTCGGCGATCGCGGTGGGCGCGATGCTCGGATTCGTCGGCTTCGATTCCTCGCGGAGCGCGCAGACCCTGTTGGCGCGCGATGGATTGGGCGCTTTGATGATTGGCTGGTATGTCCTTTCGATTGTCGTCTGCATCATCGTGGTGCGTCGCTTCAACCTCGACAAACACACGGATGGCATCGCGCTCGCCGAATCCGCCCGTGTCCGCGCCGGCGGCGATCCAAGCGACGTTGATCCCTCCGTCCGCGCCACTGTGGAAGACCTGACCGGCCAGCCTTATGGAAGATAA
- a CDS encoding PAS domain-containing protein: MSKPVPDPDFDLTPWKQMVTALYDLLGSGHEIVLHDLRLMPNTLVAVSGDLTGRKIGAPMTDLLLAKLSSGKEEDSLSYSTRSEDGRLLRCSTVFIRDANGVPVGCLCLNKDMTHLLSARDALDKLINDYRDDENGLDEAQTEVFPHNVDNLQDSLVKKSIAKVGIPVDLMKKEQKKAIVAELQDSGFFLIRDSVDRLAAELDVTRFTIYNYLKELENEKIVKDRKDHSSF; encoded by the coding sequence ATGTCGAAACCCGTACCCGATCCTGATTTTGATCTGACGCCGTGGAAACAGATGGTAACGGCGCTCTATGATTTGTTGGGATCGGGGCATGAGATTGTCCTGCATGATTTGCGTTTGATGCCGAACACGCTCGTGGCGGTTTCCGGTGACTTGACTGGTCGTAAAATCGGGGCCCCGATGACGGACCTGCTCCTTGCCAAACTCAGTTCCGGCAAGGAGGAGGACTCGCTGTCGTACAGCACCAGAAGCGAGGATGGCAGGCTCTTGCGTTGCTCCACCGTCTTCATTCGCGATGCCAACGGCGTGCCGGTGGGTTGCCTTTGCCTCAACAAGGACATGACCCATCTGCTGTCGGCCAGAGACGCCCTCGACAAGCTGATCAATGATTACCGCGACGACGAGAACGGCCTGGACGAGGCCCAGACCGAGGTGTTCCCGCACAATGTCGATAATCTGCAGGATTCGCTGGTCAAGAAGTCGATAGCGAAGGTCGGCATCCCCGTCGATCTGATGAAGAAGGAGCAGAAAAAGGCGATTGTCGCGGAACTCCAGGATTCGGGGTTCTTCCTGATCAGGGATTCCGTGGACCGTCTGGCGGCGGAGCTGGATGTCACTCGTTTCACCATTTACAACTATCTCAAGGAACTTGAGAACGAGAAAATTGTAAAGGACAGAAAAGACCATTCGAGCTTCTGA
- a CDS encoding Rid family detoxifying hydrolase has translation MANAQIQTENAPAAIGAYSQGILSGDTLYISGQLPLDPATGTIPADISDQTRQSIKNLFSILEKAGFEVSEVVKVTVYTTSIADFGSINAMYEEMFGSCKPARAVVGVKELPKNAKIEIELIAKH, from the coding sequence ATGGCTAACGCTCAAATTCAAACAGAGAACGCTCCCGCCGCTATCGGGGCCTATTCCCAAGGCATTTTGTCTGGAGACACCCTGTATATCTCCGGCCAGCTGCCATTGGATCCGGCAACGGGAACCATTCCAGCAGATATTTCCGACCAGACCCGCCAATCGATCAAAAATCTTTTCTCCATTCTTGAAAAGGCAGGGTTCGAAGTCAGCGAAGTTGTTAAAGTTACTGTATACACAACGTCAATCGCTGATTTCGGGTCTATCAATGCCATGTATGAGGAAATGTTTGGTTCCTGTAAACCGGCACGGGCAGTAGTCGGAGTCAAGGAGCTCCCCAAGAATGCAAAGATCGAGATCGAACTCATTGCCAAACACTAG